One Defluviimonas sp. SAOS-178_SWC DNA window includes the following coding sequences:
- a CDS encoding enoyl-CoA hydratase: MAYETLIVEIEDNVALIRLNRPDALNALNSKLMAELSDAVTEAENNDKVRCIILTGSEKAFAAGADIKEMSEKTFVEVFTDDLFGANVEALLRCRKPIIAAVAGYALGGGCELAMMCDFIIAADTAKFGQPEINLGVVAGIGGTQRLTRFVGKSKSMDMHLTGRFMDAAEAERSGLVSRVVPANKLLPEAMAAARKIAEKSAVATLAVKEAVNRSYETTLREGLLFERRLFHALFATEDQKEGMSAFLEKRQPQFRDR, encoded by the coding sequence ATGGCTTACGAGACCCTGATCGTCGAGATCGAAGACAATGTCGCGCTTATCCGGCTGAACCGGCCCGATGCGCTGAATGCTCTCAACTCGAAGCTGATGGCGGAGCTTTCCGATGCTGTGACCGAGGCCGAGAACAACGACAAGGTGCGCTGCATCATCCTGACCGGCTCCGAAAAGGCCTTTGCCGCCGGCGCCGACATCAAGGAGATGTCGGAAAAGACCTTCGTCGAGGTCTTCACCGACGACCTTTTCGGTGCGAACGTCGAAGCGCTCCTGCGGTGCCGCAAGCCAATCATCGCGGCGGTGGCGGGATATGCCCTTGGCGGTGGTTGTGAGCTTGCGATGATGTGCGATTTCATCATTGCCGCCGATACCGCCAAGTTCGGCCAGCCGGAGATCAATCTCGGCGTCGTCGCCGGGATCGGAGGCACCCAGCGGCTGACCCGCTTCGTCGGCAAGTCGAAGTCGATGGACATGCACCTGACCGGGCGCTTCATGGATGCGGCCGAGGCGGAGCGCTCGGGCCTCGTCAGCCGGGTCGTGCCGGCCAACAAGCTTCTGCCCGAGGCGATGGCCGCGGCGCGCAAGATCGCCGAGAAATCGGCGGTGGCGACGCTCGCCGTGAAGGAAGCGGTGAATCGCAGCTATGAGACGACGTTGCGCGAGGGGCTCTTGTTCGAACGCCGGCTGTTCCACGCGCTTTTCGCCACCGAGGACCAGAAGGAAGGCATGAGCGCCTTCCTCGAAAAGCGCCAGCCGCAATTCCGCGACCGCTGA
- the rpsT gene encoding 30S ribosomal protein S20, translating into MANTPQSKKRARQSERRQDINKARRSRIRTYLRKVEEAIASGNQESAAAALKAAQPELARGVTKGVLHKNTVARKMSRLAARVKAISA; encoded by the coding sequence ATGGCCAATACGCCCCAGTCCAAGAAACGCGCCCGCCAGTCCGAGCGCCGTCAAGACATCAACAAGGCCCGCCGCTCGCGGATCCGCACCTACCTGCGCAAGGTCGAAGAGGCGATTGCCTCGGGCAACCAGGAATCTGCGGCGGCCGCGCTCAAGGCCGCCCAGCCTGAACTGGCGCGCGGCGTGACCAAGGGCGTTCTGCACAAGAACACCGTTGCCCGCAAAATGTCGCGCCTCGCCGCGCGGGTGAAGGCGATCTCCGCCTGA